A stretch of the Haloplanus aerogenes genome encodes the following:
- a CDS encoding DNA topoisomerase VI subunit B — translation MTSFQSTLGEEGGIAEELAENQRAISIAEFFEKNKHMLGFDSGARGLVTAVKEAVDNALDATEEAGIAPDIYVEIAEAGDYYKLVVEDNGPGITKEQIPRVFGKLLYGSRFHAREQSLTPDQRLLVRRGGDVEVVPIGVLCDAYLPADGEGTAPIPDDIEAPSFDRETHEMTWEPVTHAIRHETAEQTYEITTEKGRTVEVTGNHSVFGVTKDGETTEVRAGELEPGDAILTPRRLPSSDGTVESVNLLEHITVDQLDGRRVYVYGFDEETLAEIRTGETIRKKPNPDSDRERYYYRYDGVDILRDSLEQNYVEKGYLPAETVLELGWEEKAADCEFKTYQVGGDETTVPVSIPVDDAFVKLLAYYVSEGHTDDRQIGLTFGSHEAELIESTERAVAGITGSTTTVERNRNSTRVKAFGSPLAMFLESACGDAATNKRIPGFVFEMAPEYRRRFVAALYEGDGSDSHPSNELSHTTTSETLARQLSVLWNMQGVLASTEVHENASGYADDPSPTYRTKVYSDDATVSDVFEATTDPGEQGYKRIPVSLLDDVRVEDVPHETVPDTIPGLLMGAGVGSKVEHAEVYRSLIERSLAGEHVEEPRYVHSLVENGLLDDDHQPTELLEELWETLTNLHGLTDSDMCLLPVKSVEETEPPEYVYDISVPGATGRDENFVVVNEGALSVKNSRGQQGIGISAAVLYSQLTSGKPAKITSRTQGSADAEYFELIVDTDDNEPEIREDRTTSWDRPHGTRIELEMEANMRARNQLHDYIKHTAVVNPHARVELREPGLDEPLKFERGTDQLPAETEEIRPHPHGVELGTLLKMLDATESYSVSGFLQSEFTRVGGKTATKVCDRFRDNHFGREMAWTTPNPHDEADVEDATIDAVANKSADATEWFGEKVAETVGDRERIAHHELVGIVENLADAAEDEFGETFGSTVRENAVDAAWAELTRPDLLTASLYERIDAATSTRKDDAAVQGLAERLADKFAEADDPRHRATRGELVAYVDRSADRVEEAEDATFGETARENVVDAIWTHMRTVPDDLPKVKSIADDRDTASELLEAMRETDILAPPTDCLSPITDELVEAGLRKEFDADFYAASTRDAEVHGGDPFIVEAGIAYGGDLEHEGSVDVMRFANRVPLVYQRGACAITDVVKTIGWRNYGLDQPGGSGLPSGPAVIMVHVASTNVPFTSESKDAVANVPEIEDEIELAIREAARELKSYLNRRRSLEKRRKKQDVLGRILPEMADKLAAVTGRERPNIDGALGRIMNNVIVERAVDDGTVTLAIRNHSDRKETLDVTDIVTAEPTAVSDGASVVDLEGEWFVQWSPSVSAGETATLTYEVGDDATFDIDIEGVESEKLTVNT, via the coding sequence ATGACATCGTTCCAGTCGACGCTCGGCGAGGAAGGGGGGATCGCCGAGGAGCTGGCCGAGAACCAGCGGGCCATCTCCATCGCCGAGTTCTTCGAGAAGAACAAACACATGCTCGGCTTCGACTCCGGAGCCCGAGGGCTCGTGACCGCCGTCAAGGAAGCGGTCGACAACGCCCTCGACGCCACGGAGGAAGCCGGCATCGCACCCGACATCTACGTCGAAATCGCGGAGGCGGGCGACTACTACAAACTCGTCGTCGAGGACAACGGACCGGGCATCACGAAAGAGCAAATTCCTCGTGTGTTCGGAAAATTGCTGTACGGTTCCCGGTTTCATGCACGGGAACAGTCGCTGACACCCGATCAGCGACTCCTCGTCCGCCGCGGCGGCGACGTGGAAGTCGTTCCCATTGGTGTCCTCTGTGACGCCTATCTCCCAGCCGACGGCGAGGGAACTGCCCCGATCCCCGACGATATCGAGGCACCGTCCTTCGACCGTGAAACGCACGAGATGACCTGGGAGCCGGTGACGCACGCGATTCGTCACGAGACGGCGGAGCAAACGTACGAAATCACCACCGAGAAGGGTCGGACAGTCGAAGTGACGGGCAACCACAGCGTCTTCGGCGTCACGAAAGACGGTGAGACGACGGAAGTTCGAGCGGGGGAACTCGAACCCGGCGATGCGATCCTGACGCCGCGTCGACTCCCCAGTTCCGACGGAACGGTCGAGTCGGTGAATCTCCTCGAACACATCACGGTCGATCAACTCGACGGTCGGCGGGTCTACGTCTACGGCTTCGACGAGGAGACGCTGGCGGAGATTCGAACCGGCGAGACGATCAGAAAGAAGCCGAATCCGGACAGCGACCGTGAACGGTACTACTACCGATACGACGGCGTCGATATCCTGCGCGACAGTCTGGAGCAAAACTACGTGGAGAAGGGGTATCTGCCGGCGGAGACGGTACTCGAACTCGGCTGGGAGGAGAAAGCGGCCGACTGCGAGTTCAAGACCTACCAGGTAGGTGGCGACGAGACGACGGTACCGGTTTCGATTCCAGTCGACGACGCGTTCGTCAAGTTACTCGCGTACTACGTCTCGGAAGGGCACACCGACGATCGACAGATCGGACTCACCTTCGGGAGCCACGAGGCAGAGCTGATCGAATCGACCGAACGGGCAGTGGCCGGGATCACCGGATCGACGACGACGGTCGAGCGCAACCGGAATTCGACGCGGGTGAAGGCGTTCGGGTCGCCGCTGGCGATGTTTCTCGAATCGGCCTGCGGCGACGCCGCGACGAACAAGCGGATTCCGGGCTTCGTCTTCGAGATGGCTCCCGAGTACCGACGGCGGTTCGTCGCCGCCCTCTACGAGGGTGACGGGTCGGATTCCCACCCCAGCAACGAACTCTCGCACACGACGACGAGCGAAACGCTCGCTCGACAGCTCTCGGTACTCTGGAACATGCAGGGGGTGCTAGCGAGTACGGAGGTTCACGAGAACGCGAGCGGCTACGCCGACGATCCGTCGCCGACCTACCGGACGAAGGTGTACAGTGACGACGCGACGGTGAGCGACGTATTCGAGGCGACGACCGATCCCGGCGAACAGGGATACAAACGGATTCCCGTCTCGCTCCTCGACGACGTTCGGGTCGAGGACGTTCCCCACGAGACGGTTCCCGACACGATACCGGGGCTGTTGATGGGTGCCGGCGTCGGCTCGAAAGTCGAACACGCCGAAGTGTACCGGTCGCTTATCGAACGTTCCCTCGCGGGCGAACACGTCGAAGAGCCACGCTACGTCCACAGCCTCGTGGAGAATGGACTCCTCGACGACGACCATCAGCCGACTGAACTCCTGGAAGAACTCTGGGAAACCTTGACGAACCTCCATGGACTCACCGACAGCGACATGTGCCTCCTGCCGGTGAAATCGGTCGAAGAAACCGAACCACCTGAATACGTTTACGACATCTCGGTTCCCGGCGCGACCGGGCGAGACGAGAACTTCGTCGTCGTCAACGAGGGCGCACTGAGCGTGAAGAACAGCCGCGGCCAGCAGGGGATCGGAATTTCTGCCGCCGTCCTCTACTCCCAGCTCACCTCCGGCAAACCCGCCAAGATCACCAGCCGTACCCAGGGGAGCGCCGACGCCGAGTACTTCGAACTGATCGTCGACACCGACGACAACGAACCCGAGATCAGGGAGGATCGAACCACGTCGTGGGACCGTCCCCACGGCACCCGGATCGAACTGGAGATGGAGGCGAACATGCGGGCGCGCAACCAACTCCACGACTACATCAAGCACACGGCGGTCGTCAACCCACACGCCAGAGTGGAGCTTCGGGAACCGGGACTCGACGAGCCGCTGAAATTCGAGCGCGGCACCGATCAGTTGCCCGCCGAGACGGAGGAGATCCGCCCCCACCCCCACGGCGTCGAACTGGGCACGCTCCTGAAGATGCTCGACGCGACGGAGTCGTACTCCGTCTCGGGGTTCCTCCAGAGCGAGTTCACGCGTGTCGGCGGCAAGACGGCGACGAAGGTGTGTGATCGCTTCCGCGACAACCACTTCGGGCGGGAGATGGCGTGGACGACGCCGAACCCGCACGACGAGGCCGACGTCGAGGACGCGACCATCGACGCCGTCGCCAACAAGAGCGCCGACGCGACCGAGTGGTTCGGCGAGAAGGTAGCCGAGACGGTGGGCGACCGCGAGCGGATCGCCCACCACGAACTCGTCGGAATCGTCGAGAATCTCGCGGACGCGGCCGAAGACGAGTTCGGGGAGACGTTCGGCTCGACGGTCCGGGAGAACGCCGTCGACGCGGCGTGGGCGGAACTCACCCGCCCCGACCTGCTGACGGCGTCGCTCTACGAGCGGATCGACGCCGCAACCAGCACTCGGAAGGACGACGCGGCGGTGCAGGGGCTGGCCGAGCGCCTCGCGGACAAGTTCGCGGAGGCCGACGACCCGCGACACCGAGCCACCCGGGGTGAACTCGTCGCCTACGTCGACCGGTCCGCGGACCGTGTCGAGGAGGCCGAGGACGCCACGTTCGGTGAGACGGCCCGCGAGAACGTCGTCGACGCCATCTGGACCCACATGCGGACGGTCCCGGACGACCTGCCGAAAGTGAAGTCGATTGCCGACGACCGCGACACCGCCTCCGAACTCCTCGAGGCGATGCGCGAGACGGACATCCTCGCGCCGCCGACGGACTGTCTCTCACCGATTACGGACGAACTCGTCGAAGCGGGGCTCCGCAAGGAGTTCGACGCCGACTTCTACGCGGCGTCGACCCGCGACGCCGAAGTCCACGGCGGCGACCCCTTCATCGTCGAGGCGGGTATCGCCTACGGTGGTGATCTGGAGCACGAGGGGTCGGTCGACGTGATGCGCTTCGCCAATCGCGTCCCCCTCGTCTACCAGCGCGGGGCGTGTGCCATCACCGACGTGGTGAAGACGATTGGCTGGCGCAACTACGGGCTAGATCAGCCGGGAGGAAGCGGCCTCCCTTCCGGCCCTGCGGTCATCATGGTCCACGTCGCCTCCACAAACGTCCCCTTCACCAGCGAGTCGAAGGACGCCGTGGCGAACGTGCCCGAAATCGAAGACGAAATCGAACTCGCCATCCGCGAGGCGGCACGGGAGCTGAAATCCTACCTCAACCGCCGGCGGTCGCTGGAGAAACGCCGGAAGAAACAGGACGTACTCGGGCGCATCCTGCCCGAGATGGCCGACAAACTCGCTGCGGTGACCGGCCGCGAACGGCCCAACATCGACGGCGCGCTCGGACGCATCATGAATAACGTGATCGTCGAGCGCGCGGTAGACGACGGGACGGTCACGCTCGCGA